A window of Sulfurimonas gotlandica GD1 contains these coding sequences:
- a CDS encoding DUF4062 domain-containing protein → MNYNFRVFISSTFDDFSIERNILKSLVWPEIESYCQKRGATFQAIDLRWGIPPELADSLDVVNICLDEVKNCKRISPSPNFISLIGDRYGWRPIPKKVPSTILNKLILNNKCEESDKNFILKYYLEDRNELPAIYILNEDINEENYTVLLNLLRKLSKDDNDASKYFMYSATHQEIIEGILNDKDVVENNHYFSAFRTIDKLYDSKQNELILKKYTDTNTLQNGKIVIDDEASSLLEDLRNDIKTTLKDKDDQIINYSALLDNNGNIIIDEELELFCIKIENWLKKVLDKELKRLLEIDSLTHEIKAHETFLENRVNEFYGRKELLKSFEYNLSKSDSLCICGEGGTGKSTAMAKCISRTITNNTNLLVIYRFIGATPDSVNVDTLLRSIILQIQKELNISMDFEGDIYELTNILYDLLIEATASNKVIIFFDALDQLEDKNDAWALSWLPKAISNFQLIVSVVSTTTLFSNYKRIIKQKGYNNKIIELNKFKINEKELSNIVDHLLRLKSRQVTLEQKKVILEKYSKSSNSMLYLKLATIVVSKWKSYDDQNDLILKKMGLQNSTSELIINYFDYLSTQENHGKKFILSVLSLISNSRYGVSEKELLEITWKNKEYQTEFELRKHPTQPNVDKIPSFIWSKLYSELEPFFMFRSYDGTLLLTFFHRIFLEEARRYTKSIKEYTHQLIFEHFNNKQISPFYFVNSRGVPFINKRKITELPYSLACISQSQHKYQKDIKDLFLDFHFLFSKVIIGRSYELIDDFKNLGNIKNKIEFENINLIYIALRQEIAFIQKHPSQLLQSLWNKCWWHDNPKINNFTNENINVLEKEKYLYEYLEEWKDSMLLIDPSFQWCKSLRPPVNSLKGTQVDMYRGHPAPVCFVGLTSNQHIISISNIGEFISWDTKTQKTIKTIKIDDIKSFQFKPNSKTKFTDKTEVIYEGGGVLADHPGFEFWAWYGISNEQSNKFISGSDDGTIFLIEITEDGITKNKLYKHNAPIRALKFSKNENYLVSGAGDGTIKLFSFITNELITTLEHEEGWVNSVDVTNDGKKIFSVGGDCYLYIWESIDDLFNLNQKLLEHTDRIWCLTLSHDEKYIATGSDDKKVILWRLDEQKNNFKYFNEHSIHTRWVQTVAFNYNNTLLASSGGDGKIVLWNTKDNILSSTLTGNDDSIYSLGFAKKDNLLVSGSRDRTVRLWDINNFKSDWELDEHKERIECAAFSKNGIYLATGSSDGSIIVRYAENDLLFKQFKCNNRVVTLDFTSNKLGLVYGYMNNIVFRNLSDNCESLISNNKTTNNEEIECLKVSLDDKYILSTHKNKNAGNIKLWRLFDKKLLDSINIQNDYFLDIAVSNEGEKIACSSKNGYVYCYIIKNQRLIFDKKKKIFTTWADGVIFSSDSKFIELKGGSWGAKEVVIIEYDTLDNERSRRKLDGSIGSFDEYAFSIDATEISIQQKDKNYLFYPGTLEFSVMHPNKRQWVGVQRYNHTHIRLEGGA, encoded by the coding sequence ATGAATTATAATTTTAGAGTTTTTATAAGTTCAACATTTGATGATTTCTCGATTGAGAGAAATATTTTAAAGTCGTTGGTTTGGCCAGAAATAGAATCATATTGTCAAAAAAGAGGGGCTACATTTCAGGCCATAGATCTAAGATGGGGGATTCCACCTGAACTAGCTGATAGCCTTGATGTTGTAAACATATGTTTAGATGAAGTTAAAAATTGTAAAAGGATTTCTCCTTCACCTAATTTTATTTCACTCATTGGAGATAGATATGGATGGAGACCCATACCAAAAAAAGTACCAAGCACTATATTAAATAAATTAATCCTAAATAATAAATGTGAAGAGAGTGATAAAAATTTCATCTTAAAATATTATTTGGAAGATAGAAATGAACTTCCAGCTATTTATATTTTAAATGAAGATATTAATGAAGAAAATTATACTGTTTTATTAAACTTATTGCGTAAATTATCTAAAGATGATAATGATGCTAGTAAATATTTTATGTATTCAGCTACGCATCAAGAAATAATAGAAGGTATATTGAATGATAAAGATGTAGTTGAGAACAATCATTACTTTTCTGCCTTTAGAACTATTGATAAATTGTATGACAGTAAACAAAATGAATTAATACTAAAAAAATATACAGACACTAATACTTTGCAAAACGGTAAAATAGTTATTGATGACGAAGCTTCATCACTTTTGGAAGACCTTAGAAATGATATAAAAACTACATTAAAAGACAAAGATGACCAAATTATAAATTATTCAGCATTATTAGATAATAATGGAAATATTATAATTGATGAAGAATTAGAATTATTTTGTATAAAAATTGAAAACTGGTTAAAAAAAGTTTTAGATAAAGAATTAAAAAGACTTTTAGAAATTGACTCATTAACACATGAAATAAAGGCACATGAAACTTTTCTAGAAAATAGAGTTAATGAATTTTATGGAAGAAAAGAATTACTTAAATCATTCGAATATAATTTAAGTAAAAGTGATAGTTTATGTATATGTGGAGAAGGTGGAACTGGAAAATCTACTGCTATGGCTAAATGTATATCACGCACTATTACAAATAACACAAATCTATTAGTTATATATAGGTTTATTGGGGCAACACCAGACTCTGTTAATGTTGATACTTTATTAAGAAGCATCATACTTCAAATTCAAAAAGAACTAAATATTTCAATGGATTTCGAAGGAGATATCTATGAACTAACTAATATATTGTATGATTTATTAATAGAAGCCACAGCTTCTAATAAAGTAATAATTTTCTTTGATGCTCTAGACCAACTAGAAGATAAAAATGATGCTTGGGCCCTCTCATGGCTACCTAAAGCAATAAGTAATTTTCAACTTATTGTTTCTGTAGTTTCGACAACTACATTATTTAGTAATTATAAAAGAATAATAAAACAAAAAGGCTATAATAATAAAATTATTGAATTAAACAAATTTAAAATAAATGAAAAAGAGTTGAGTAATATTGTAGATCATTTACTTAGATTAAAGTCTAGACAAGTTACTCTTGAACAGAAAAAAGTAATACTAGAAAAATACTCTAAATCTTCAAATTCTATGCTATATTTAAAGTTAGCAACAATTGTAGTTTCAAAGTGGAAATCATATGATGATCAAAATGATTTAATACTAAAAAAAATGGGATTACAAAACTCAACATCAGAGTTAATAATAAATTATTTTGATTACTTATCGACTCAAGAAAATCATGGAAAGAAATTTATTTTATCAGTATTATCTCTAATAAGTAATTCTAGGTATGGCGTATCTGAAAAGGAACTATTAGAAATAACATGGAAAAATAAAGAATATCAAACTGAGTTTGAGTTAAGAAAACATCCAACTCAACCTAATGTAGATAAAATACCATCTTTTATTTGGTCTAAACTATATTCAGAGCTAGAACCCTTCTTTATGTTTAGGAGCTATGACGGAACATTATTATTAACTTTTTTCCATAGAATTTTTTTAGAAGAAGCAAGACGATACACTAAAAGTATTAAAGAATATACTCATCAACTTATCTTCGAACATTTTAATAATAAACAGATTTCCCCTTTTTATTTTGTTAATTCTAGGGGAGTTCCTTTCATAAATAAACGAAAAATTACTGAATTACCATATAGCCTTGCTTGCATATCTCAAAGTCAACATAAATATCAAAAGGATATTAAAGACTTGTTTTTAGATTTTCATTTTCTTTTTTCAAAAGTTATTATAGGAAGATCATATGAACTAATTGATGATTTTAAGAACCTAGGTAATATAAAAAATAAAATTGAATTTGAAAATATTAATTTAATATATATTGCTTTAAGACAAGAGATTGCTTTTATACAAAAGCATCCTTCGCAACTTTTACAAAGTCTTTGGAACAAATGTTGGTGGCATGATAATCCAAAAATAAATAATTTCACTAACGAAAATATAAATGTATTGGAAAAAGAAAAATATTTATATGAATATTTAGAGGAATGGAAGGATTCAATGTTACTAATTGATCCAAGTTTTCAATGGTGTAAGTCACTAAGACCTCCAGTTAATTCTCTAAAAGGAACACAAGTAGATATGTATAGAGGTCATCCAGCACCAGTATGTTTTGTTGGTTTAACATCTAATCAACATATAATTAGCATTAGTAATATAGGTGAATTCATATCATGGGATACAAAGACCCAAAAGACTATTAAAACTATTAAAATAGATGATATTAAATCATTCCAGTTCAAACCAAATAGTAAAACTAAATTTACAGATAAAACTGAGGTAATCTATGAAGGTGGTGGTGTATTAGCTGATCATCCTGGATTTGAATTTTGGGCATGGTACGGTATTTCCAATGAGCAAAGTAATAAATTTATAAGTGGATCAGATGATGGCACAATTTTCTTAATAGAAATAACAGAGGATGGCATTACCAAAAATAAATTATATAAACATAATGCTCCAATTAGGGCATTGAAATTTTCTAAAAATGAAAATTATTTAGTTTCTGGTGCTGGTGATGGAACCATAAAACTATTTTCATTTATAACAAATGAACTTATAACCACTCTAGAGCATGAGGAAGGATGGGTTAATAGCGTTGATGTCACAAATGATGGTAAAAAAATATTTTCTGTTGGTGGAGACTGTTATTTATATATATGGGAATCAATAGATGATCTTTTTAATTTAAATCAAAAACTATTAGAGCATACAGATAGAATATGGTGCCTTACATTATCTCATGATGAAAAGTATATAGCTACTGGCTCAGATGATAAAAAAGTTATATTATGGCGACTTGATGAACAAAAAAATAACTTTAAATATTTTAATGAACATAGTATTCATACTAGGTGGGTTCAAACAGTGGCATTCAACTATAATAATACTTTGTTAGCATCCTCAGGTGGAGATGGAAAAATAGTACTTTGGAATACAAAAGATAATATTCTATCGTCAACACTAACAGGCAATGATGACTCAATTTATTCTTTAGGTTTTGCTAAAAAAGACAATCTATTAGTATCAGGAAGCAGAGATAGGACAGTACGACTATGGGACATAAATAATTTTAAATCTGATTGGGAGTTAGATGAGCATAAAGAAAGGATAGAATGTGCTGCTTTTTCAAAAAATGGAATATATTTAGCAACAGGTTCATCTGATGGAAGTATTATTGTAAGGTATGCAGAAAATGATCTATTATTTAAACAGTTCAAATGTAATAACAGAGTTGTAACATTAGATTTCACCTCGAATAAACTTGGACTAGTTTATGGATATATGAATAATATTGTTTTTAGAAATTTAAGTGATAATTGTGAATCTCTTATTAGCAATAATAAAACCACCAACAACGAAGAGATAGAATGTTTGAAGGTTTCACTTGATGATAAATATATTTTAAGTACACATAAAAATAAAAATGCAGGAAATATAAAATTATGGAGACTATTCGATAAAAAACTATTGGATAGTATAAATATACAAAATGATTATTTTCTTGATATAGCAGTTTCTAACGAAGGAGAAAAAATTGCTTGTTCTTCAAAGAATGGTTATGTATACTGTTATATAATAAAAAATCAACGTCTTATTTTTGATAAAAAGAAAAAAATATTTACAACATGGGCAGATGGTGTGATTTTTTCTAGTGATTCTAAATTTATAGAATTAAAAGGTGGTAGTTGGGGTGCTAAAGAAGTTGTGATTATTGAGTATGATACGCTTGACAATGAGAGATCAAGAAGAAAACTTGATGGATCAATTGGATCATTTGATGAATATGCTTTTAGCATAGATGCTACTGAGATTTCTATTCAACAAAAAGATAAAAATTACTTATTTTACCCAGGTACATTAGAGTTTTCTGTAATGCATCCAAATAAAAGGCAATGGGTAGGTGTTCAAAGATACAATCATACTCACATAAGACTTGAGGGTGGGGCATAA
- a CDS encoding winged helix-turn-helix domain-containing protein — protein sequence MKFLLIDIGLDISSEIYEYFEYKQVDVKIIQDYEYIFSKRIDLFGYDALILTITENNHAALDLLEYMQLANIKKPVIGIGTDNSIELLGKLFGKGAEDYMLMPIRIKELELRMMRSVRRIMSADDNHLINDIIYSYTDKTIFDGKHFIDLTRKQHQLLYLLVTHKNQLVTYDMIYDYLYDGQSQTNNTIATG from the coding sequence ATGAAATTTTTATTGATTGACATTGGTTTAGATATATCTAGTGAGATATACGAATATTTCGAATATAAGCAGGTAGATGTTAAAATTATTCAAGACTACGAATATATATTTTCTAAAAGGATTGATCTCTTCGGCTATGATGCTCTCATACTAACAATTACAGAAAATAATCACGCTGCATTAGATCTCTTGGAATATATGCAGCTTGCCAATATTAAAAAACCTGTTATAGGCATCGGTACCGACAACAGTATCGAACTTTTAGGAAAATTATTTGGTAAAGGTGCAGAAGATTATATGCTTATGCCTATACGTATCAAAGAACTTGAGCTTCGTATGATGCGATCGGTTCGAAGAATAATGTCTGCAGATGATAATCATTTGATTAATGATATTATATATTCTTACACAGATAAAACAATCTTCGACGGTAAACACTTTATTGATTTAACCCGTAAGCAGCATCAATTATTATACCTACTAGTTACCCATAAAAACCAGTTGGTTACATATGATATGATTTATGACTATTTATATGATGGACAATCACAAACTAATAACACAATTGCTACAGGTTAA
- a CDS encoding response regulator: MTLKEITFYTNQLSALYVEDNKDLREQTVGFLNKVFHHVSYAVDGAEGIEMYQQREYDIVITDIEMPNKNGLEMIKEIRKANSDQQIIVTSGYDDVKYLIPLINMGIDRFHIKPFDRKDFLLSIYKITMAVLFEKKEKLKSKELGQIMDVVESGIVVIEDNKVTHVNKAAYKMTYTSTKDEIQTKCDSLENDLIEIENYVFGKDIIEIIEKTKDTSFNKLMLRLASGISTFLFDCHTLDENKYVISFRDITAIENKEKYNQFTSLPNEIFLAESLEEFLKTDDEKVLFLIQVKNYEGIKKWHGIDASLEAEKKFADTLKYDFYSLNLDKDGILANIGQNRFVIVNKASHIDTIQHKLNDLRNQFLVKSESNNEHMKEISLEPKYKGMSFSEATVSGVLHIINEEFKKIN, encoded by the coding sequence ATGACTTTAAAAGAGATTACCTTTTATACAAATCAATTGAGTGCCTTATATGTTGAAGACAATAAAGATCTAAGAGAACAAACTGTAGGTTTTTTAAATAAAGTGTTTCATCACGTAAGCTATGCTGTTGACGGCGCTGAAGGTATAGAAATGTATCAACAAAGAGAGTATGACATAGTTATAACCGATATTGAAATGCCAAATAAAAATGGCCTTGAGATGATCAAAGAAATACGGAAAGCTAATTCCGACCAACAGATAATAGTAACTTCAGGTTATGATGATGTAAAATATCTCATACCATTGATTAATATGGGTATTGACAGGTTCCACATAAAGCCATTTGATAGAAAAGATTTTCTTCTTTCAATATATAAAATAACTATGGCCGTACTTTTTGAAAAAAAAGAAAAATTAAAATCTAAAGAGTTAGGGCAAATTATGGATGTTGTCGAGAGCGGGATAGTTGTCATCGAAGATAATAAAGTGACTCATGTAAATAAAGCTGCATATAAAATGACATATACTAGTACTAAAGACGAGATTCAAACAAAGTGTGATTCACTAGAAAATGATCTTATAGAAATAGAAAACTATGTTTTTGGAAAAGATATCATAGAAATAATTGAAAAAACGAAAGATACATCTTTTAACAAACTCATGTTGCGCTTAGCTTCAGGTATTTCAACATTTTTATTTGACTGTCATACTTTAGATGAAAACAAATATGTTATTTCTTTTCGTGATATAACTGCTATTGAGAATAAAGAAAAATATAATCAATTTACTAGCCTACCAAATGAAATTTTTTTAGCCGAATCTCTTGAAGAGTTTCTTAAGACAGATGATGAAAAAGTATTATTTTTAATCCAAGTCAAAAACTATGAAGGCATTAAAAAATGGCATGGAATTGATGCAAGTTTAGAAGCAGAAAAGAAATTTGCAGACACTTTGAAATATGACTTTTATAGTTTGAACCTTGATAAAGATGGTATTTTAGCAAATATTGGTCAAAATCGTTTTGTAATAGTAAATAAAGCTTCACACATAGATACTATACAACATAAATTAAATGACTTACGCAATCAGTTTTTAGTGAAGTCTGAATCAAATAATGAGCATATGAAAGAGATAAGCTTAGAACCTAAATACAAAGGCATGTCATTTTCTGAGGCTACAGTAAGTGGGGTTCTTCATATCATAAATGAAGAATTTA